Part of the Spinacia oleracea cultivar Varoflay chromosome 5, BTI_SOV_V1, whole genome shotgun sequence genome, GACATATAGGGGAAAAGCAACTATTGAcgagctcgccacctctcggatagagcacgctaAGTCCTCTAATCTAGGAAAAGCTCTCGCATGATCCTAGGACTAGACAACTCGTAATTGAGACCTACTTTTCACATGCATAATAGAGATTCACAATCTCTTTCCAAATCAAGATGAAgcatgttgtgggcaaaattaccatgccaacTTGTACCAATAAAGATACGACACGTGGCACGTATTATACCCCGTAAGCAAACCGTACGTCTGATTACCAGGAGAGTAGGTACTTATCTACGTATAAGTAGAGTATACGTATTTGTATTCATATACGgataaatgtatgtatttatGTCCATACATAAGTGGCATACTTGACAAATACCTTATGATGGCACAAAAGCTCAAAAAGCCCACTTATGTCCTAAAAGGCCAATAATTGCAAATGGGAAAGGACACTTGTCCTCTCCTCCTACCTCAGTCAATCATATGAGGGAATATTAGGTTATTCTCCCctaaacctagtactatataaaGCCTCAATTCCCAAGGAAAAGGGTTATAATCACAACACAACCAGATATATTaattgctctgccttctctctactttctctctctagaaacacatacttacttaagcatcggatgGAACATTCCGagaggaatattcttgttttgcaggttggagCGGAGATCGTATCGCAAGCTACCGGAAACCTCCAAGTCATCAGcttaccggaaaaaccccacaacatttggtgccgtctgtggggaggtacggtagtaTGGAAGAGCAATGGCAGGAAAATGATACTGGGCGGCCTGTCCGAGTGGAGCGGCCACCCCTGGAAAGGGAAATGCCAattgagcagcagcagacgccGGCTCCAAGAATCACAAGGGACGCCGCCCGGGTTTTTGTAGCAGGGCACACACCTCGTCATGCCGCCGAGGTGGAAGTGCTCAGTGAGGAGGACGAGCAGGCAAACCGCACACCCCATGGTGGACACTTGGATCCTCAATCAGATACAGTAATGGAAGAGAACCCAGACATGCCCGTGTCTGTCAATCATGAGAGGCCGGCAGATAATAGACCATCACTTTCTCTGCGTCCCCCTAATGTCTGGACCAGGCAGACAACCGAGGATGTCAGGAGGCGGTTGCCAGTGAACCAGGCCAATCAGACCCTGTCTCACCTGCCGCGCCGACTGCCTCAGCGGCTGGTCGGTGAAACGTctcgaggacgtgagcagccacacGCAGAGCAGGTACCTGATTCTGAATTTGAACTTTCTGATAcagggtcaacccccgtcattcCGGATAGACCTCTACCTCACCCAACTTACACGCACTTGAGTCAAGCGCGCCCACGGGCCACCCGTCCAAGTCTTCGAACTCGCTGTCGTGAGTCCTCTCGGCGGGAGCCGTACTCAAGGTACCAGGATCCCGTGTATCACACTCAAGAGGGAGTGTCCACTACTTTTGCAGATAATATCATGAGAGCACCGAAGGAACCCAAGGttaagccgcccaacattgacgCCTATGATCTACAGATCCAGACATGCATCTCCTAGTTTACCGGCATCatatgtatgttcaaggaacaACCGACTCAACTTGGTGTAAGTATTTCCCGGGTACGCTGAAAGGAGTAGCGTCTAAGTGGTTTGAGAGGCTTCCGCCTGGAACCATTCGCTCTTTTTCTGAGCTCGAGTTATTGTTTTccactcggttcatggctcacaaataagaaaagaagacgagcatgcatttgAGTCGAATTCAGCAAGGGAAAGATGATTCTCTGAGGAGTTATGTGAAAAGATTCAACTTAGAAGCGGGGCAAATCCCAGATTTGTCGGATGGGGTTGCGTTTGATAACTTTATTAGGGGGCTTAAGAAAGGCTCATTCAAGTTTGACTTGGTAAAGAAAAGTGTGCGAACCATGGCAGGGGTGCTAGATGAGGTCGAGGCCTTTATCCACGCAACAGAAATTTGCAGTGTCCCAAAAGAAACTCGGGGAAGTGATATCGCTGAGCCGGCAGCCATGAAAGAAAATTTTGAGAAGAAGAGCCGGCCTAATGGGACTTGGGCTATTGAAAAAGAGTCAGACAGGTCTCCCGGGGCGTCAGGTCAGAAGAGGTCCAGAACTTATGACCGGGAGAGATTCAAATATAACACAGATATGTACACCATCCTGATGGACGTTGGGTCCAAGTATGAGATTGATCGGCCGTTTCCTATGAAGTCGCCGCCAGAGAGTAGGGACCTCAAGCTGTATAGTCACTTTcatagtgacattggacatggcACCAAAGAGTGTAAGAGCCTGAAAAGATTACTGGACGGCCTAGCCGCTAAGGGATTcttaaagagttatatcagTAGAAACACTGGAGGTTCTGGAAAATCGTtctacaaaaagaacaaatcaacTCCCTCGGAAGAGGATGGAAATCGTACTGATCAAGAGTTTGTGGCCGTCTATCAAGAGGGTTGGCTGCCGGAGGGCCAACCATGAGGGGTCAGAAAGATTATGCCAAGCGGCTGGGGCAAGTGATGTTGTCAGGAAAGGCCACAGCCGACCCCTTCCCAAAAGTAGagatcggcgaggccgaccgggGAAAAGTAGCCACCCCACATGATGATCCACTGGTAATCGAGTTGAAGGTTGCCAATCTGAGGGTTAGGCGCATCCTGGTTGATACATGGAGTTTGTCAGATATAATTAGCCTTGAGTGTTTAAACCGACTGCAGCATGATTCctcaaaaatagagaaaattcACTATCCTATTATAGGCTTTGGAGTTAGTATCATCCATCCAGTCGGCATCATTTCTCTCCCTCTGCGGATGGGAAATAAGAAAGAGTCTCTTCAAATGGACGTCTGTTTCCTCATAGTAAAAAGATCCGACTGCCTATAATATTATCCAACAAGGCAAAGGCTGTTATTGTTACTCACTTGATGCTTCTAAAGTTTGTCTGTGATGATGGGATCGTCAGCACCATACATGGTGATCAGCAGCAAGCTAGAGACTGCTATTTAACCACGCTGAGTCCAGAGGCATGGGGGTCAGGTGAAGAGAAAGATGTGTTAGGTAATAAACGAAAGTGCGACAGCACACAATCCAAATCCCTGAAAGAAACACTAACTATATCAGCGACACACATGGAAGAAAGACGACCAAAGCCTGTTAGGGCTCATTACAATGTGGTGTTGAATGCAGATAAGCCAGATAGAGTGGTGCGCATTGGaatttctcctgacgacccgctggcggcagagttggtccacctattgagagaatttgaagatatcttttcTTTTACTGTTGTAGAGATGCCCGGCATTGatcctgctgtggccgtccataagctcaATGTGGACCAAAATTTCAAACCGGtccgtcagaagaaaaggaaccatggggaagatagaaatcaggcggcgaCGGCAGAAGTGAAAAAGTTGATGGATGCAGGGTTTGTTCGACCTAGCCAATATCCGgactgggttgctaatgtgGTCCTTGTTCCAAAACCAAACGACACCTGGAGGATGTGTTttgactacaccaacctcaacAAGGCATGTCCAAAAGACAGCTTCCCATTGCCAAAGATCGACCGGCTTGTCGACTCCACGGCGgggttgtgaaggaaataatacccttggtccaagtatgcatttaatggtaagtctaataaatgcggttcagtgttaattatacaagttaataattaagtgagattaagtgaactgtatgcctagctagaggcagcttcagttcaagtggattaatgatattaatccacagcttactcttgactgaactcgtagggtcacacaaatagtacgtaaacggatcaagtatttaatggcattaaatactccatctatgaatattcggaatcgaaggatcttggtttcagtgggagctgagatcgtcaaaggcaaataaatgaatactccggaaacgatgatatttccgaaaacggaaatatggatcgtatcggaaatataaatattatccatgtcgtagatgttgccggaaacggaaacatggtatgtatcggaaaatattatcggaaacggaaatattgtcagaatcggaaatattatcggaatcagaaaataattccggaaacggaaatattaaatatttgttcgaaatggaaattaattccggaatcggaaatgttaaatattgttcgtatcgtaaATTAAtcccggaatcgggaaattaatcggaagcgcgtcgtacgaatcagcatcggacgagcttgctagacgaaggcccagcacgaagccaggcccgcgtccagcaagccagcgcggcACACTAACATCCAAGACCActccaggcccagcgcaaagccaGGCCCAACAGGCAGGCTGCGAGCgtagctgcgagcagtgggctgcgagcaggcTGCGAAGCTcggtgggcttgtagctcgcgtgggccgagcgaccgtgtgggctgtgcgcgggcatggcctgcacgcttgcgggtcatgctcgtgtagtgtttgtgcttccgtacgaaacctaaaacgtataggattcgtttaatgattaaattcctaatcctaatagataaattaattaataagagttctaataagattctacttaattaattcgtatcctagtaggattcgattactttttccatagcctataaatatgagatcaatgCTCATAAtatataacgagttttaagtattctaaaggtgAGAATTCTTTGAGCGAAAATTCAGTCACCTATTTGCCTTAAATTAGCCGAAAAtttgtagtaccttaagggcgattctagttagtcaaacttaaggcggatccggacgtgctgtggactttttacggagggacgacacttggagtcctaaagacttgttcttgtttggttcgggcgcagcaagggaggtcacgctacaaagagtatgcatcctaattatgctaattgttatgtggcaattaatttggaatcctggcatttatggtttttccgcatgatttatattcaattatatgtatcataacctaacagcatgCCATGATAagcttcatggatgcatacTCGGGATTTCATCAAATTCCTCTGTGGCTTGACGACCAGGAAAATACGTCATTTGTTACAGAACAAGGGCTATAttgctacaaagtaatgccgtttgggttaaagaacGCACCAGCCAcatttcagcgtcttattaacactatGTTCAGCAAACAGCTGGGCAGAAAcattgaagcttacattgatgatatgatagtaAAGAGTAAGCAGCGGGCGGCACATATAGCTGATTTGAGGGAAACATTCATGATTATTCGAACTTACAAtatgaggttgaatcctaagaagtgtgtgtttggGGTAACGTCTGGCAAGTTcctaggtttcttgattgacgaaaaaggaattgaagccaacccagacaagATTCatgcagtaattgatatgagctcaccaaagacggTAAAAGAAGTCCTACGGCTTACAGGTTGTTTGGCCGCCCTTGGCAGGTTCCTTTCAAGAGAAGGGGACAAAAGTCACTACTTTTTTAAAGCaatcagaaagaaggccaaTTTTGAATGGTCGGATGAGGCGGAGGCGGCGCTGGTAAAATTAAAAGATCATTTGCACACATTACCCTGTCTTGTTAGCCCTTTGCAGGGAGAGACTTTATACATGTATCTTGCTGTAACTGAacactcgttgagtgccgttctgCTGACAAAAAGGGAAGGAGTACAGATGCCAGTGTACTTTGTGAGTCATGTACttacagtggaaaagtttggtcTAGCcttgttcatggccagcaaaaagctccgtccttatttccTAGACCACATATTAGTGGTTTACACTTACAAACCACTCAAACTTCCTTTCAcgaagctggaggcgtcaggccGAATGTTGAATTGGGCTATTGAGCTGAATGCCTTCGACATCACTTATGAACCCAGGAAGGCCGTCAAGGGGTaagatttgaaggaaataatgcccttggtccaagtatgcatataaatgttaagtctaataaatgcggttctgtattaattgacaagttaataattcagtgagatcaagtgagctgaatgcctagctagaggccgcttcagttcaagtggaattaatgatattaatccacagcttactcttgactgaacccgtagggtcacacaaatagtacgtaaacggatcaagtatttaatggcattaaatactccatctatcgatattcggaatcgacagatcttggtttcaatgggagctgggatcgtcaaaggcaagcaagtgaatactccggaaacgatgatattgccggaaacggaaatatggatcgtatcggaaatataaatattatccaagtcgtagatgttgccggaaacggaaacatggtacgtatcggaaaatattattggaaatggaaatattgccggaatcggaaatattgccggaaacggaaatattgtcagaatcggaaatattatcgaaatcggaaaataattctggaaacggaaatattaaatatttgttcgaaacggaaattaattacggaatcggaaatattaaatattgttcgtatcggaaatgaattccggaaaagagaatttaatcgaaagcgtatcgtataTATTAGCATCGGGCTAggcctgctagacgaaggcccagcacgaagccgggccatcgcccagcaagccaaagcgcaaacacTCGCCAAATccaagaccaggcccagcgcaaaggccaggcccagccaaggccttgggcgcgcgcgcatcaAAGGCAGtggcgagctgggccgtgcgctgtgcgtgggccatAAGGCCTGCATGCGGTGCATtgtgccactcgtgtgtgttactcggaatcctaaggctaccgggattcgtaatgtgattaaatctaatcctaatagataaagtttgtttaattagagtcctagtaggattataattaaatagatttgtattctaataggattataattcctttccataaactctataaataggtgcctaggttCACATATTTAGacagacaattgaagtattcaaaggtaagattttggaacaaaatcagccaaacacttgtagcctattagccgaaattcttagaaccttaagggcgattctagttggtcaagcttaaggcggatctggacgtgctgtggactatctacggagggacgacacttggagtcctaaagacttgttcttgttcggttcgtgcgcagctagggagggcacgctacaaagtgtatgcatctgaattatgctaaatgattatgtgtaaataatatgtttcctggcattaaggttttccgcatgatttatgttttgtcatatgtatcataacctaagaaGCTTCTGCAGattttattgttgaaatgacgaggcctgTCTTTGCCAAGAATACCAAGACGGTGTGGACACTGTACGTGGATGGTTCGTCCACATAGAACGGATGTGGAGCCGAAATAATCTGTCAATCGCCAGAAGGGgatacttttgagtatgctatgcggtttaactttcaggcgtccAACAACGAGGCCGAGTATGAGGCCCTGCtctgtggcattaaaatgtgtaaagCAGCTGGCGCCGAGGAGATCTTAGCCCTATCCGACTctcaactgattgtgagccaagtcaaTGGAACCTACGAGGCTAAGGATCCGACGATGATTAAGTATATGCAGGCCGTCCACCAAGAGGTGGAGAACCTGAAAAGCTTTGAAGTAAGGGAAGTCCCTCGCTCTGAAAAAAATCAAGCCGATGCATTGTCAAAATTGGCCAGTTCTGCATCATGTGATACCCCTCGTCACGTGTTCTGGGAAGTAAAGGAGCATAAAAGCGTTGAGCAAGTGGAAGTAGCAACGATGGACAGAAactccacatggatggatgaaaTAATTAACTTCAAAATGAACGGAGTCTTGCCAGAAGACTCAAGGAAGGCGGcaaaagttcagaaaaaatgcacctggtttgaaatgtggaacgacaCACTTTACAAAAAGGCATACTCCCGCCCTTTGTTGAGATGTGTGACGCTTGAGAAGGagcaggaaattctagaagaccttcaccAGGGACTATGTAGCTCGCATATTGGGGGAAGGGCTTTGGcagaaaaggcacttcgaactggctattactggccgactcttaagGATGATGCAATCTCattggtcaagaagtgtgacaaatgtcaACGCTTTGTTCACCTAATACATCGACCGGCTGGAGTTCTGATGCCCATCACGAGTCCAATTCCTTTTGCTAAGTGGGGAATGGATCTCCTAGGCCCGTATACTGCCGCTCCCGGAGGGAGGCGTTATGTcattgttgctgtagattacttcaccaagtgggtggaggcagaagcacTCAAGAATATAAGAACCAGTGATGTAAGAGCG contains:
- the LOC130461710 gene encoding uncharacterized protein — its product is MRGQKDYAKRLGQVMLSGKATADPFPKVEIGEADRGKVATPHDDPLVIELKVANLRVRRILVDTWSLSDIISLECLNRLQHDSSKIEKIHYPIIGFGVSIIHPVGIISLPLRMGNKKESLQMDFVCDDGIVSTIHGDQQQARDCYLTTLSPEAWGSGEEKDVLGNKRKCDSTQSKSLKETLTISATHMEERRPKPVRAHYNVVLNADKPDRVMPGIDPAVAVHKLNVDQNFKPVRQKKRNHGEDRNQAATAEVKKLMDAGFVRPSQYPDWVANVVLVPKPNDTWRMCFDYTNLNKACPKDSFPLPKIDRLVDSTAGL